A section of the Enterobacter sp. C2 genome encodes:
- the metG gene encoding methionine--tRNA ligase, with protein sequence MTQVAKKILVTCALPYANGSIHLGHMLEHIQADVWVRYQRMRGHDVNFICADDAHGTPIMLKAQQLSITPEQMIGEMSQEHQTDFAGFDISYDNYHSTHSEENRELSELIYGRLKENGFIKNRTISQLYDPEKGMFLPDRFVKGTCPKCKSPDQYGDNCEVCGATYSPTELIEPKSVVSGATPVMRDSEHFFFDLPSFSEMLQAWTRSGALQEQVANKMQEWFESGLQQWDISRDAPYFGFEIPNAPGKYFYVWLDAPIGYMGSFKNLCDKRGDTTSFDEYWKKDSDAELYHFIGKDIVYFHSLFWPAMLEGSNFRKPTNLFVHGYVTVNGAKMSKSRGTFIKASTWLNHFDADSLRYYYTAKLSSRIDDIDLNLEDFVQRVNADIVNKVVNLASRNAGFIAKRFDGVLAAELPDPALYKTFTDAAASIGEAWESREFGKAVREIMALADVANRYVDEQAPWVVAKQEGRDADLQAICTMGLNLFRVLMTWLKPVLPQLAARAEAFLNTELTWDAIQQPLLSHKVNTFKALYNRIEMKQVEALVEASKEEVKAAAAPVTGPLADDPIQQTISFDDFAKVDMRVALIENAEFVDGSDKLLRLTLDLGGEKRNVFSGIRSAYPDPAALVGRLTVMVANLAPRKMRFGVSEGMVMAAGPGGKDIFLLSPDSGAQPGQQVK encoded by the coding sequence ATGACTCAAGTCGCGAAAAAAATTCTGGTAACGTGCGCGCTGCCGTACGCAAACGGCTCCATCCACCTCGGCCATATGCTGGAGCACATCCAGGCTGATGTCTGGGTCCGTTACCAGCGAATGCGCGGCCACGACGTCAACTTCATCTGCGCCGACGATGCCCACGGCACGCCAATCATGCTGAAAGCTCAGCAGCTTAGCATTACCCCGGAGCAGATGATCGGTGAGATGAGCCAGGAGCACCAGACCGATTTCGCTGGCTTTGATATCAGCTATGACAACTACCACTCTACGCACAGCGAAGAGAACCGCGAGCTGTCCGAGCTGATCTACGGTCGTCTGAAAGAGAACGGTTTTATTAAGAACCGCACCATCTCTCAGCTCTACGATCCAGAAAAAGGCATGTTCCTGCCGGACCGTTTTGTGAAAGGCACCTGCCCGAAATGTAAGTCACCGGATCAGTATGGCGATAACTGTGAAGTCTGCGGCGCGACCTACAGCCCGACCGAGCTGATTGAGCCGAAGTCGGTGGTCTCTGGCGCGACGCCAGTGATGCGTGACTCTGAGCACTTCTTCTTTGACCTGCCGTCGTTCAGCGAAATGTTACAGGCCTGGACCCGCTCTGGCGCGCTGCAGGAGCAGGTTGCCAACAAAATGCAGGAGTGGTTTGAATCTGGCCTGCAGCAGTGGGATATCTCCCGCGATGCGCCCTACTTCGGCTTTGAAATTCCGAACGCGCCGGGCAAATACTTCTACGTTTGGCTGGATGCGCCGATCGGCTATATGGGCTCGTTCAAGAACCTGTGCGACAAGCGTGGGGACACCACCAGCTTCGACGAATACTGGAAGAAAGATTCCGACGCCGAGCTGTATCACTTTATCGGCAAGGATATCGTCTACTTCCACAGCCTGTTCTGGCCAGCGATGCTGGAAGGCAGCAACTTCCGCAAGCCGACCAACCTGTTCGTGCACGGTTACGTGACGGTGAACGGCGCGAAGATGTCCAAATCGCGCGGGACCTTCATCAAGGCCAGCACCTGGCTGAACCATTTTGACGCCGACAGCCTGCGCTACTACTACACCGCCAAGCTCTCTTCTCGCATCGATGATATCGACCTGAACCTGGAAGATTTCGTCCAGCGCGTAAATGCCGACATCGTTAACAAGGTGGTGAACCTCGCCTCCCGTAACGCGGGCTTTATCGCCAAGCGCTTTGACGGCGTGCTGGCGGCCGAGTTGCCGGATCCGGCGCTGTATAAAACCTTCACCGATGCGGCAGCCAGCATTGGCGAAGCCTGGGAGAGCCGCGAGTTTGGTAAAGCGGTGCGTGAGATCATGGCCCTGGCTGACGTGGCAAACCGCTACGTTGACGAGCAGGCACCGTGGGTGGTGGCGAAGCAGGAGGGCCGCGACGCCGATCTGCAGGCTATCTGCACCATGGGTCTTAACCTGTTCCGTGTTCTGATGACCTGGCTGAAGCCGGTGCTGCCGCAGCTGGCCGCGCGTGCCGAAGCGTTCCTGAACACCGAACTGACCTGGGATGCTATCCAGCAGCCGCTGCTGAGCCACAAGGTAAATACCTTTAAGGCACTCTATAACCGCATCGAGATGAAGCAGGTAGAAGCCCTGGTGGAAGCCTCTAAAGAAGAGGTGAAAGCCGCCGCTGCGCCGGTCACCGGCCCGCTGGCAGACGATCCGATTCAGCAGACCATCAGCTTTGACGACTTCGCTAAAGTCGATATGCGTGTGGCATTGATTGAGAACGCCGAGTTCGTTGACGGCTCTGACAAGCTGCTGCGTCTGACCCTGGATCTCGGCGGCGAGAAGCGTAACGTCTTCTCCGGCATTCGCTCTGCCTATCCGGATCCGGCCGCGCTGGTGGGCCGCCTGACGGTGATGGTCGCCAACCTTGCGCCGCGCAAGATGCGCTTTGGAGTTTCGGAAGGCATGGTGATGGCCGCCGGTCCTGGTGGGAAGGATATCTTCCTGCTTAGCCCGGACAGCGGTGCGCAGCCGGGACAACAGGTTAAATAA
- a CDS encoding YehR family lipoprotein has translation MNIVKKIIATAFTALLVITLSGCGDKEESKTFTWSDGKTNVELTYYYKNDVVLRQTAKNTLHYDALGIPNKEVAMQRLGPISEQYKEIKGVDESLDYQDTYATETLTVDYTKVDRDALQKVQGTAFTGEIKEGISMKKSEQLLESRGFKEVK, from the coding sequence ATGAATATTGTGAAAAAAATCATTGCTACTGCGTTTACTGCACTGCTGGTAATTACCTTAAGCGGCTGCGGCGACAAAGAGGAGAGTAAGACCTTTACCTGGTCAGACGGTAAAACCAACGTTGAGCTGACCTATTACTACAAAAACGACGTCGTGCTGCGCCAGACGGCGAAAAATACCCTGCACTATGATGCGCTGGGGATCCCAAATAAAGAGGTGGCCATGCAGCGCCTGGGGCCAATCAGCGAGCAGTATAAAGAGATTAAAGGTGTGGATGAGAGCCTGGACTACCAGGATACCTATGCCACTGAGACCTTAACCGTTGATTACACCAAAGTTGATCGCGATGCGCTGCAGAAAGTGCAGGGCACGGCGTTTACCGGTGAAATCAAAGAAGGTATCAGCATGAAAAAATCTGAACAGCTGCTGGAGTCTCGCGGCTTTAAAGAAGTGAAATAA
- a CDS encoding DUF1456 family protein gives MLNNDILRSLRYTLKANNTELQRIFTLGGTEVSEQQIAAWLRKEEEAGFQACPDIVMSIFLNGLIYARRGKDESAPDLKTERKLNNNIVLKKLRIAFALKTDDILAILTEQQFRVSMPEITAMMRAPDHKNYRECGDQFFRYFLRGLAVRLHAAK, from the coding sequence ATGCTGAACAACGATATTTTACGTAGCCTGCGCTACACCCTGAAAGCCAACAACACCGAGCTGCAACGGATCTTTACCCTTGGCGGCACAGAGGTCAGCGAGCAGCAAATTGCGGCCTGGCTGCGTAAAGAGGAGGAGGCCGGTTTCCAGGCCTGTCCGGACATCGTGATGTCGATCTTTCTCAACGGGCTGATCTATGCCCGCCGTGGCAAAGATGAGTCTGCCCCCGATCTGAAGACCGAGCGCAAGCTGAATAATAATATTGTGCTGAAAAAGCTGCGCATCGCCTTTGCGTTAAAAACCGACGATATTCTGGCTATTCTGACTGAGCAGCAGTTCCGCGTATCGATGCCGGAAATTACTGCGATGATGCGTGCCCCGGATCATAAAAACTATCGCGAGTGTGGGGATCAGTTCTTCCGCTATTTCCTGCGTGGTCTGGCCGTTCGTCTGCACGCGGCTAAATAA
- the btsR gene encoding two-component system response regulator BtsR produces the protein MLKVLIVDDEPLARENLRVLLEDESEIEIVGECANAIEALGAVHKLRPDVLFLDIQMPRISGLEMVGMLDPDQRPYVVFLTAFDEYAVKAFEEHAFDYLLKPIEAARLEKTLQRLRHARGVQDISLLPENQQALKFIPCTGHSRIWLLQMDDVAFVSSRMSGVYVTSHEGKEGFTELTLRTLEQRTPLMRCHRQYLVNMTHLQEIRFEDNGQAELLLRDGHTVPVSRRYLKNLKEALGL, from the coding sequence ATGTTAAAAGTGTTGATTGTCGATGACGAGCCGCTGGCGCGGGAGAACCTGCGCGTTCTGCTGGAAGACGAGAGTGAGATTGAGATTGTCGGCGAATGTGCCAACGCCATAGAGGCGCTGGGGGCGGTGCACAAGCTGCGTCCAGACGTGCTGTTTCTGGATATCCAGATGCCACGCATCAGCGGACTGGAGATGGTCGGCATGCTCGACCCGGATCAGCGTCCTTACGTGGTGTTTCTTACCGCCTTCGATGAGTATGCGGTAAAGGCCTTTGAAGAGCACGCCTTTGACTATCTGCTTAAGCCCATCGAGGCGGCACGGCTGGAGAAGACACTCCAGCGCCTGCGCCATGCCCGGGGCGTGCAGGACATCTCCCTGCTGCCGGAGAACCAGCAGGCGCTGAAGTTCATCCCTTGTACTGGCCACAGCCGTATCTGGCTGCTGCAAATGGATGACGTGGCCTTTGTCAGCAGCCGGATGAGCGGCGTCTATGTCACCAGCCACGAAGGCAAAGAGGGCTTTACCGAGCTCACGCTGCGCACTCTGGAGCAGCGTACGCCGCTGATGCGCTGCCATCGTCAGTATCTGGTAAATATGACTCATCTACAGGAGATCCGCTTTGAGGATAATGGCCAGGCCGAGCTGCTGCTGCGCGACGGCCACACCGTGCCGGTCAGCCGCCGCTACCTGAAAAATCTAAAAGAGGCACTGGGGTTGTAA
- a CDS encoding sensor histidine kinase produces the protein MYEFNLVLLLLQQMCVFLVIAWLMSKTRLFIPLMQVTVRLPHKLLCYVTFSIFCILGTYFGLHIEDSIANTRAIGAVMGGLLGGPVVGALVGFTGGLHRYSMGGMTALSCMLSTMVEGLLGGVVHSILIKRGRTDYVFNPLTAGAITLVAELVQMMIILLIARPFADALHLVSSIAAPMMVTNTVGAALFMRILLDKRAMFEKYTSAFSATALKVAASTEGILRQGFNEENSMKVAQVLYQELDIGAVAITDREKLLAFKGIGDDHHLPGRPISSAWTKKTLETGEVVYADGNEVPYRCSLHPQCKLGSTLVIPLRGENQRVMGTIKLYEAKNRLFSSINRTLGEGIAQLLSAQILAGQYERQKALLTQSEIKLLHAQVNPHFLFNALNTLKAVIRRDSDQAGQLVQYLSTFFRKNLKRPSEVVTLADEIEHVNAYLQIEKARFQANLQVTLYVPDALAHQQLPAFTLQPIVENAIKHGTSQLLGVGEITIQASQDQHHLVLDIEDNAGLYQPKTDASGLGMSLVDKRLRARFGDTCGITVQCEPDRFTRITLRLPLEENAC, from the coding sequence ATGTATGAATTTAATCTGGTTTTACTGCTTTTACAGCAGATGTGCGTTTTTCTGGTTATCGCCTGGCTAATGAGTAAAACCCGGCTCTTTATCCCCCTGATGCAGGTCACCGTCCGGCTGCCGCACAAGCTGCTCTGCTACGTGACCTTCTCGATTTTCTGCATTCTCGGGACCTACTTTGGGCTGCATATCGAAGACTCTATCGCCAATACGCGGGCCATCGGCGCGGTGATGGGCGGCCTGCTGGGCGGTCCAGTGGTGGGTGCGCTGGTGGGATTCACCGGCGGCCTGCACCGCTACTCGATGGGCGGGATGACCGCCCTGAGCTGCATGCTCTCCACGATGGTTGAAGGATTGCTCGGCGGAGTGGTGCACAGCATACTGATCAAGCGTGGCCGCACCGACTACGTCTTTAACCCTCTGACCGCGGGGGCAATCACCCTGGTGGCGGAGCTGGTGCAGATGATGATTATTCTGCTCATCGCCCGGCCCTTTGCCGACGCTCTGCATCTGGTGAGCAGCATCGCTGCGCCGATGATGGTGACCAATACCGTGGGCGCGGCGCTGTTTATGCGCATCCTGCTGGACAAGCGCGCCATGTTCGAAAAGTACACCTCAGCCTTCTCCGCCACCGCGTTGAAAGTAGCGGCCTCCACGGAGGGGATTTTACGCCAGGGGTTTAACGAAGAGAACAGCATGAAGGTGGCCCAGGTGCTCTATCAGGAGCTGGATATTGGCGCCGTCGCCATCACCGACCGGGAGAAGCTGCTGGCATTTAAGGGCATCGGGGACGATCACCATCTACCGGGGCGGCCCATCTCCTCCGCCTGGACCAAAAAGACGCTTGAGACCGGCGAAGTCGTCTACGCCGACGGTAATGAGGTGCCGTACCGCTGTTCGCTGCACCCCCAGTGCAAGCTCGGCTCGACGCTGGTGATCCCGCTGCGCGGTGAAAATCAGCGGGTGATGGGCACCATCAAGCTCTACGAAGCGAAAAACCGGCTGTTCAGCTCTATCAACCGCACGCTGGGAGAGGGGATTGCCCAGCTGCTGTCGGCGCAGATTCTGGCCGGACAGTACGAGCGGCAGAAGGCGCTCCTGACTCAGTCAGAGATCAAGCTGCTCCATGCACAGGTTAATCCACATTTTCTGTTTAACGCGCTCAACACGCTGAAGGCGGTGATCCGCCGCGACAGCGACCAGGCGGGCCAGCTGGTACAGTATCTCTCCACCTTCTTCCGTAAAAACCTGAAGCGTCCGTCGGAGGTGGTCACCCTGGCGGATGAGATTGAGCATGTGAATGCCTATCTGCAAATCGAGAAGGCACGCTTCCAGGCCAACTTGCAGGTGACGCTGTACGTGCCCGATGCGCTGGCCCATCAGCAGCTCCCGGCTTTTACCCTACAGCCGATTGTAGAAAACGCGATTAAGCACGGCACCTCGCAGCTGCTTGGCGTAGGGGAGATCACCATTCAGGCCAGCCAGGATCAACATCACCTGGTGCTGGATATTGAAGATAACGCGGGTCTCTACCAGCCGAAAACCGATGCCAGCGGGCTGGGGATGAGCCTCGTGGACAAGCGCCTGCGGGCGCGGTTTGGCGATACCTGCGGCATTACCGTCCAGTGCGAGCCGGATCGTTTTACCCGTATTACCCTGCGACTGCCTCTGGAGGAGAACGCATGTTAA
- the mlrA gene encoding HTH-type transcriptional regulator MlrA, with product MALYTIGEVALLCDINPVTLRAWQRRYGLLKPQRTDGGHRLFNDADIDLIREIKRWIDTGVPVSKVQALLLNESLDSSNDWREQQEALLQLLQNGNIPRLRQWLKERTRDYPAETLTLHLLSPLRRRLRCQQPTLLAMLSLLDGILINHISASLAASRKKYNKDALVVGWNIHDTTRLWLEGWRVSEQGWRVEVLANSLNHLRPDLFEGHTLMVWCGDAPTPAQRQQLATWQAAGHAIYPLGI from the coding sequence ATGGCGCTTTACACGATTGGTGAAGTGGCTTTGCTCTGTGATATCAATCCCGTTACGCTGCGCGCCTGGCAGCGACGGTACGGACTACTGAAGCCGCAGCGCACGGACGGCGGACATCGGCTATTTAACGATGCGGATATCGACCTCATCCGTGAAATAAAGCGCTGGATCGACACCGGTGTGCCGGTAAGTAAAGTCCAGGCGCTGCTGCTTAACGAGTCGCTGGATAGCTCAAACGACTGGCGCGAACAGCAGGAGGCGCTGCTGCAGCTGCTGCAAAACGGCAACATTCCCCGCCTGCGCCAGTGGCTAAAGGAGCGCACCCGCGACTACCCTGCCGAAACGCTTACCCTGCATCTGCTGAGCCCGCTTCGTCGCCGTCTCCGCTGCCAGCAGCCCACGCTACTGGCGATGCTCAGCCTGCTTGACGGCATCTTGATCAACCACATCTCTGCCTCCCTTGCCGCGTCTCGAAAGAAGTACAACAAGGATGCGCTGGTCGTCGGCTGGAATATTCACGATACCACCCGGCTATGGCTGGAGGGCTGGCGGGTTAGCGAGCAGGGCTGGCGCGTGGAGGTGCTGGCAAACTCGCTTAATCATCTGCGCCCCGATCTGTTTGAGGGCCACACCCTGATGGTGTGGTGCGGTGATGCCCCTACTCCGGCCCAGCGGCAGCAGCTGGCAACATGGCAGGCCGCCGGGCATGCCATCTATCCACTCGGCATTTAA
- a CDS encoding protein YohO: MNAAKISIVTLFFLMAVGGIGGVMLAGYTFILHAG; encoded by the coding sequence ATGAACGCAGCCAAAATTTCTATCGTTACCCTTTTCTTTCTGATGGCCGTGGGCGGCATCGGCGGCGTGATGCTGGCGGGCTACACCTTTATTTTGCATGCTGGCTAA
- a CDS encoding ABC transporter permease, producing the protein MKVIRDPLLWLIALFIALLVALPYSGGLFSALFPELSRPLYQQESFISLTLAHFWLVGVSSAIAVVLGVGAGIAVTRPAGLEFRSLVETIAAVGQTFPPVAVLAIAVPVMGFGKEPAIIALTLYGILPVLQGTLAGFSALPGGVVSVAEGMGLSGWQRLFKVELPLAAPVILAGVRTSVIINIGTAAIASTVGANTLGTPIIIGLSGFNTAYVLQGALLVALAAIIVDRCFERLARRLSQHAK; encoded by the coding sequence GTGAAAGTCATTCGTGATCCGCTTCTGTGGCTTATTGCGCTGTTTATCGCGCTGCTGGTGGCGCTGCCCTACAGCGGCGGCCTCTTTAGCGCGCTCTTTCCAGAGCTCTCACGGCCGCTCTATCAGCAGGAGAGCTTTATCTCCCTGACGCTGGCTCACTTCTGGCTGGTGGGCGTCTCCAGCGCGATAGCCGTGGTGCTGGGCGTTGGCGCGGGCATTGCCGTGACCCGGCCAGCGGGACTGGAGTTTCGCTCGCTGGTAGAGACCATTGCTGCGGTTGGGCAGACCTTTCCGCCGGTAGCGGTGCTGGCAATCGCCGTGCCGGTGATGGGCTTTGGCAAAGAGCCAGCCATCATCGCGCTTACCCTCTACGGGATACTGCCTGTTTTGCAGGGGACGCTGGCGGGTTTCTCGGCGCTTCCTGGCGGCGTGGTGAGCGTGGCGGAGGGGATGGGGTTGAGCGGATGGCAGCGCCTGTTCAAGGTAGAGCTGCCGCTGGCCGCGCCGGTGATTTTGGCCGGGGTACGGACCTCGGTGATTATCAATATCGGTACGGCGGCAATTGCCTCAACGGTAGGGGCGAATACGCTAGGAACGCCGATTATTATCGGCCTGAGCGGATTTAACACCGCCTACGTTCTGCAGGGCGCGCTACTGGTGGCCCTGGCAGCAATTATTGTCGACCGCTGCTTTGAACGACTGGCACGCCGTCTTAGCCAGCATGCAAAATAA